ATCCATGCGCGTTCTCTCGGGCATCCAACCCACCGGTCGCTTCCATTGGGGCAACTATTTCGGCGCCATTCGGCAATACATCCATTTCCAGAACGGAAACGAAGCGTATTACTTCATCGCCGATTTGCACGCTCTCACGACGGTTCGCGAACCGACACGACTCAAACAGAACACGCTCGACGCCGCTCTCGACCTCCTGGCGCTCGGGCTTGATCCCGAGAAGGCCGTGCTGTTTCGGCAATCCGACGTGCCCGAGGTATCTGAGCTTTGTTGGCTCCTGATGACGGGCACGCCCATGGGTTTGCTCGAGCGCTGCCACGCCTACAAAGACAAAAAGGAAAAAGGGCTCACGGCCGACGCCGGACTCTTCACCTATCCCGTGCTGATGTCGGCCGACATCTTAGCCTACGACGCCGATGTCGTGCCGGTCGGTGCCGATCAGGTGCAGCACATCGAAGTCTGCCGTGATCTGGCAGGCAGCTTCAATCACCACTTCGGCCCGACGTTCGTGCTGCCGAAGGCGCAGACCCTCGATGCGTCGGCGAAAGTTCCCGGCACCGACGGCGAGAAGATGTCGAAGAGCTACAACAACACGCTCGAACTCTTCGAGGAAGCGAAGGCGCTGCGCAAGAAGATCATGCGCATCACGACCGATTCGCGACCGATGGAACAAGGCAAAGAACCCGACGACGATCATCTTTATCAGTTGTATTCGCTATTCGCGAGCGATGCCGAGCGCGAAGCGATGGCCGCAATGTATCGGCGCGGCGGCTTCGGATACGGCGAAGTGAAGAAAGCGATCGCCGATGCGGCCGACCTCTTCTTCGCAGAACCGCGGGCCAAGCGCGCCGAGCTCGCGGCGGATCCCGCGAAGGTCGAAGCGATTCTCGTCGACGGCGCGGCCCGCGCTCGCAAGAAAGCCGCGGCGACCCTCCTTCGCGCGCAGAAGAACTGCGGAATCAAGTAACCTTTCGGACGTCTCTCCTCTCGGCCGCGACTTTTACGAATCGACCCGCTCAGCGATGCTCAACGG
This genomic stretch from Planctomycetia bacterium harbors:
- the trpS gene encoding tryptophan--tRNA ligase, which gives rise to MRVLSGIQPTGRFHWGNYFGAIRQYIHFQNGNEAYYFIADLHALTTVREPTRLKQNTLDAALDLLALGLDPEKAVLFRQSDVPEVSELCWLLMTGTPMGLLERCHAYKDKKEKGLTADAGLFTYPVLMSADILAYDADVVPVGADQVQHIEVCRDLAGSFNHHFGPTFVLPKAQTLDASAKVPGTDGEKMSKSYNNTLELFEEAKALRKKIMRITTDSRPMEQGKEPDDDHLYQLYSLFASDAEREAMAAMYRRGGFGYGEVKKAIADAADLFFAEPRAKRAELAADPAKVEAILVDGAARARKKAAATLLRAQKNCGIK